In a genomic window of Bradyrhizobium sp. LLZ17:
- a CDS encoding DUF5658 family protein, with amino-acid sequence MSWIKAFLLIFCLLLGCADLVTTNVILDLGMGELNPFMRLAQTWFGVWWLIPKLGLTFLVTWLLWRSKNVYNVALVVAFCSTPVLNNLILIVAGTS; translated from the coding sequence ATGAGCTGGATTAAAGCGTTCTTGCTAATCTTCTGCTTGTTGCTGGGTTGTGCCGACCTCGTAACGACGAACGTGATCCTCGATCTCGGAATGGGCGAGCTGAACCCGTTCATGAGGCTGGCTCAGACCTGGTTCGGCGTGTGGTGGCTCATTCCCAAGCTCGGCTTAACGTTTCTCGTGACGTGGCTGCTTTGGCGCAGCAAGAACGTTTACAACGTGGCTCTTGTCGTGGCTTTCTGCTCCACGCCCGTACTTAACAACCTCATCCTCATTGTCGCAGGCACGAGCTGA
- a CDS encoding sterol desaturase family protein, producing the protein MDELFGLSRFLLTLLIFVPIERLFAARPQKFFRRGLLTDMAFQFLNGWLIILGVIAIVTMAIVVNQSILPSVVKQAIDGLPYLVQVVLVILIGDFGVYWTHRILHAVPAMWHIHAVHHAVEELDWLAAVHQHPLDVVFMKAGSLFPLFALGFSSEAIGTYILVYYWQAYLVHANVRLNYGPLRYFLVSPEFHHWHHSSEMEARDKNFAGMFSFYDLLFGSVYLPKGQKPKTFGVDHPMPSGYLALLAHPFLEWKSRQRRGDPSGRTGNTGSPSI; encoded by the coding sequence ATGGACGAGCTTTTTGGACTGAGTAGATTTTTGCTGACGCTTTTGATCTTCGTTCCGATCGAGCGACTATTTGCTGCGAGGCCTCAGAAGTTTTTCAGACGTGGCCTGCTAACCGATATGGCCTTCCAGTTTCTCAATGGATGGCTGATCATCCTCGGCGTGATCGCGATCGTCACGATGGCCATTGTGGTCAACCAATCGATACTGCCGTCAGTAGTGAAGCAGGCGATCGACGGTCTTCCCTATTTGGTCCAAGTCGTCTTGGTGATCCTGATCGGGGACTTCGGGGTCTACTGGACCCACCGCATCCTGCACGCCGTGCCCGCCATGTGGCACATCCATGCCGTTCACCACGCTGTCGAAGAACTGGACTGGCTCGCTGCGGTCCATCAGCACCCGCTGGACGTAGTATTCATGAAGGCCGGCTCGCTGTTTCCGCTCTTCGCGCTCGGCTTCTCCTCAGAAGCAATCGGGACTTACATCCTCGTCTACTACTGGCAGGCCTATCTCGTTCATGCCAACGTGCGCTTGAACTACGGCCCGCTGCGCTACTTCCTGGTGTCGCCGGAATTTCATCATTGGCACCACAGCAGCGAGATGGAAGCCAGAGACAAGAACTTTGCCGGGATGTTCTCATTCTACGATTTGCTGTTTGGAAGTGTTTACCTTCCCAAGGGGCAGAAGCCGAAGACATTTGGCGTCGATCATCCGATGCCATCAGGATATTTGGCACTTTTAGCGCACCCGTTTCTCGAATGGAAATCGAGGCAAAGACGCGGCGATCCTTCGGGTAGGACCGGAAATACAGGAAGCCCTTCTATCTGA
- a CDS encoding acyltransferase family protein gives MSNLADSSTRSEPLDALRGLAISLVIARHFFGFKYGMLGVDLFFVLSGFLVGGILLDSRQQPGYFSSFYGRRAFRILPLYWLLLAILPPDHWGYYLLFMQAVPWLHFGFPLSDLTFVTWTLAIEEQFYLVLPILIYWLPRQWLVRILWGGVLLAPVWRWLLHAYLPDQSWQFLLPGRLDELFGGVLLACFARGYCRSVIVWAMLACVPPLCDVAYAATSEAFAFLSVTAFACCVIVWLGANIERPQLLRPLVWPGRRCYSLYLFHMVVYDVFFDLGRPLSGFVALPIVCLVAEISWRVIEAPLINYAKKKICQSRIESPGYRRFS, from the coding sequence ATGAGCAATTTGGCCGATTCCTCGACTCGCTCCGAGCCGCTTGACGCGCTCCGTGGCTTGGCCATTTCGCTCGTCATCGCCCGCCACTTCTTCGGCTTCAAGTATGGCATGCTGGGCGTCGACCTGTTCTTTGTTCTCAGTGGCTTTCTGGTTGGCGGCATTTTGCTCGATAGCCGTCAACAGCCCGGCTACTTCTCGTCGTTCTACGGCCGACGAGCGTTCCGGATCCTGCCATTATACTGGCTGCTGCTGGCGATCCTGCCGCCTGATCATTGGGGTTACTATCTGCTCTTCATGCAAGCCGTCCCTTGGTTACACTTCGGCTTTCCTCTATCCGATCTGACATTCGTCACCTGGACGCTCGCCATCGAGGAGCAATTCTATCTGGTCCTGCCGATCCTGATTTACTGGCTACCGCGGCAATGGTTAGTCCGGATTCTATGGGGTGGCGTTCTGCTTGCGCCGGTCTGGCGCTGGCTGTTACACGCCTATTTGCCGGATCAATCGTGGCAATTTTTGCTTCCGGGACGCTTGGATGAATTGTTCGGCGGCGTCCTCCTCGCCTGTTTCGCGCGCGGCTATTGCCGTTCCGTTATCGTGTGGGCAATGCTGGCTTGTGTGCCACCGCTTTGCGATGTGGCATATGCCGCAACATCTGAAGCGTTCGCCTTTCTTTCGGTAACAGCGTTCGCATGCTGTGTCATCGTTTGGCTGGGCGCCAATATCGAGCGGCCCCAGTTGCTTCGTCCACTCGTCTGGCCGGGACGCCGCTGCTACTCACTATATCTGTTCCACATGGTCGTCTACGACGTATTTTTTGACCTCGGCCGGCCGCTTTCTGGCTTCGTCGCGCTTCCAATTGTATGCCTCGTCGCGGAGATAAGTTGGCGCGTAATCGAGGCTCCTTTAATCAACTACGCAAAAAAGAAGATTTGCCAGAGCCGCATCGAGTCCCCTGGTTATCGTAGGTTTAGCTAG
- a CDS encoding phosphatase PAP2 family protein has protein sequence MSYSEYVERKAPSLARNHCQESAEATNFWLIIGAMTAVAALGLYLLNIRISLGFPTIFGFIVLVGLNLFYTRIRKNPLFASITLTCAQLVAFTNVAIVLSYLAAARRVPLVDNALAAMDAAVGFNWLALFTWLKIEHPTIGWMLDLIYDTMIIQVFILLIVLFSTKRLMHTRAFGWLFAVTLLIVIPISMALPAEGAWAHYGVVHLTSAYYLPEFYAIRSGSMVIDLAKATGIIQFPSFHAALALILILSSRGTFLFPLYLPLNVLMIISALTAGGHYLTDVAFGLAIVPVAILLLRLMGCMPDPHTAS, from the coding sequence ATGAGTTATTCGGAATATGTTGAGCGCAAGGCGCCAAGTTTGGCACGAAACCATTGCCAAGAATCCGCTGAAGCGACGAACTTTTGGCTAATCATCGGAGCGATGACAGCGGTCGCTGCGTTAGGACTCTATCTGCTGAACATAAGGATCTCGCTCGGCTTCCCAACCATCTTCGGCTTTATCGTGCTGGTTGGCCTCAACCTGTTTTACACGAGGATCAGGAAGAACCCGCTCTTTGCATCAATTACCCTGACATGCGCGCAACTGGTTGCGTTCACTAACGTAGCGATCGTTCTGAGCTACCTTGCTGCCGCTCGACGCGTTCCGTTGGTCGACAATGCACTGGCAGCCATGGATGCCGCGGTCGGGTTCAATTGGCTGGCGCTATTTACATGGTTGAAGATCGAGCATCCGACGATCGGCTGGATGCTCGATCTGATTTACGACACCATGATCATTCAGGTTTTTATCCTGCTGATTGTGCTGTTTTCGACTAAAAGGCTCATGCATACCAGGGCATTCGGTTGGCTGTTCGCCGTAACTCTGCTCATCGTCATCCCGATATCGATGGCGCTCCCTGCGGAAGGTGCTTGGGCACACTACGGTGTGGTACACCTGACAAGCGCCTACTACCTGCCCGAGTTCTACGCCATTCGTTCCGGATCGATGGTCATCGATCTGGCCAAGGCTACAGGGATCATACAGTTTCCCTCATTCCATGCCGCGCTTGCCTTGATCTTGATCTTGTCAAGCAGAGGAACGTTCCTGTTTCCCCTTTATCTTCCTTTGAATGTACTAATGATCATCTCGGCGCTAACTGCCGGCGGTCACTACCTGACGGATGTCGCCTTTGGACTTGCGATTGTACCAGTCGCAATTCTTTTGTTGCGACTAATGGGCTGCATGCCTGATCCTCACACCGCGAGTTGA
- a CDS encoding DUF5658 family protein produces the protein MKVWIYTNTRKNVGDPQHLKVFATKEAAQPWFKQNDPEGVAFAYEIMLGRRYLAKTLLVLSVLLLGIADLFTTNMILNLGLGELNPFMHIAQTWLGSWWLIPKLGLTYFMMWLLWRSNNPYNIALVVAFCCMPVLNNLLIIASSH, from the coding sequence ATGAAAGTCTGGATATATACGAATACGCGCAAGAACGTTGGCGACCCACAGCACCTGAAGGTCTTTGCGACCAAGGAGGCCGCGCAGCCCTGGTTTAAGCAGAACGACCCTGAGGGCGTCGCATTCGCTTACGAGATCATGTTGGGCCGCCGTTACTTGGCTAAGACGCTCCTGGTGCTCTCGGTCCTGCTGCTTGGGATTGCCGATCTATTCACCACTAACATGATCCTCAACCTTGGCCTCGGCGAGTTGAACCCGTTCATGCATATTGCTCAGACGTGGCTAGGTTCTTGGTGGCTTATCCCGAAGCTTGGTTTGACCTATTTCATGATGTGGCTTCTTTGGCGTAGCAATAATCCTTACAACATCGCTCTCGTGGTGGCTTTCTGCTGCATGCCGGTACTGAACAATCTACTCATCATCGCAAGTTCACATTGA
- a CDS encoding YqaJ viral recombinase family protein: MATIAAHGAEAPHHVIKFDPIDRRAFIGGSDARIIMGNDQDDLTRLWREKRGEIAPQDLAHNLIVQLGTVTEDLNRTWYQRASGQTVTDIQKRVRHPVHRWMAATLDGIVAETGAVFEAKFMLPWAFTEEAAAEKHMAQLQHNMWVVAARTSVLSIITGGGKWVELTLHADPLYQHLLLTAEKKFWRCVQSGEPPLLFGIEPPRPRLAAVKVVDMTASNLWAECAATYLRTRAAHGEHELAKSELKKLMPEDAKEAIGHGVRAKRTKSGAISFDPVEMEAVHAPGQ; the protein is encoded by the coding sequence GTGGCCACGATCGCAGCCCATGGCGCCGAGGCGCCACATCACGTCATCAAGTTCGACCCCATTGACCGGCGCGCCTTTATCGGCGGCTCCGATGCCCGCATCATCATGGGCAACGATCAGGACGATCTCACGCGGCTGTGGCGGGAAAAGCGCGGCGAGATCGCGCCGCAGGATCTTGCGCACAACCTGATCGTGCAGCTCGGCACCGTCACCGAAGACCTCAACAGGACCTGGTACCAGCGCGCCTCGGGTCAGACCGTCACCGACATTCAGAAGCGGGTGCGGCATCCGGTCCACCGCTGGATGGCGGCCACATTGGATGGCATTGTCGCAGAAACCGGCGCGGTGTTCGAGGCCAAGTTCATGCTGCCCTGGGCCTTCACCGAGGAGGCCGCCGCCGAGAAGCATATGGCGCAGCTGCAGCACAACATGTGGGTGGTCGCCGCCCGCACTTCAGTGCTGTCGATCATCACCGGCGGCGGCAAATGGGTTGAGCTCACCCTCCACGCCGATCCACTCTACCAGCACCTGCTGCTTACGGCGGAAAAGAAGTTCTGGCGCTGCGTGCAGAGTGGCGAGCCGCCGCTCCTATTCGGGATCGAGCCGCCGCGGCCGCGGCTGGCCGCGGTCAAGGTCGTCGACATGACCGCGTCCAATCTGTGGGCCGAGTGCGCGGCGACCTATTTGCGCACCCGCGCCGCCCATGGCGAGCACGAACTGGCCAAGTCGGAGCTGAAGAAGCTGATGCCCGAAGACGCCAAGGAGGCGATCGGCCACGGCGTTCGCGCCAAGCGCACCAAATCCGGCGCCATCAGCTTTGACCCGGTTGAGATGGAGGCCGTCCATGCACCAGGCCAGTGA
- the terL gene encoding phage terminase large subunit, translating to MMPVVAALLRTDLRYFIQRAFTTVFPGSEYLSNWHIEAIVYQLMRVQADECRRLLINQPPRSLKSLSVSVAFVAWLLGHDPSRRIIVVSYASELSAELHRLFRMVIESAWYQELFPAMRAAKDSGTELVTTAGGSRYATTVGGTLTGRGADLIIIDDPLKAEEAMSEPGRKRVIDWFGGTLVSRLNDKETGRIIVVMQRLHEDDLAGHLLQAGGWHHLDLPAIAVEDSDTAVGRDRVFRRRAGDLLHPRRESKLVLERIKAEIGSLQFSAQYQQRPVPLEGNLIKRDWFRWYDQVPPARAADHVVQSWDTAMMTGNTNDYSVCTTWRVVKKDYYLLELCRVRQQYPDLRRTVVGLAAKHRADAVLIEDAGPGMMMLQDLQRDTPAGMPRPIGIKPEGSKADRMAAQSFRIEAGQVHLPANAAWLDDYLLELLAFPHGKHDDQVDSTSQFLKWVGNHSMFDDIELNIISVGREDYDYRYP from the coding sequence ATGATGCCGGTTGTGGCGGCGCTGCTACGAACCGATCTCCGGTATTTCATCCAGCGGGCCTTCACGACCGTTTTTCCCGGCAGCGAATATCTGTCGAACTGGCACATCGAGGCCATCGTCTACCAGCTCATGCGGGTCCAGGCCGACGAATGCCGTCGGCTTCTCATCAACCAGCCGCCGCGGTCGCTCAAGTCGTTGTCGGTCTCGGTCGCGTTCGTCGCCTGGCTGCTGGGTCACGACCCTAGCCGCCGGATCATCGTGGTCAGCTATGCCAGCGAGCTGTCCGCCGAGTTGCACCGCCTGTTCAGAATGGTGATCGAATCGGCTTGGTATCAAGAGCTGTTTCCGGCCATGCGCGCGGCCAAGGATAGCGGCACCGAACTCGTGACGACGGCCGGGGGCAGCCGCTACGCCACCACGGTCGGGGGCACGCTGACCGGCCGGGGCGCGGACCTCATCATCATCGATGATCCGCTCAAGGCGGAGGAGGCGATGTCGGAGCCCGGACGCAAACGCGTGATCGACTGGTTTGGCGGCACCTTGGTCTCGCGCTTGAACGACAAGGAAACCGGCCGCATCATCGTGGTGATGCAGCGCCTGCACGAAGACGATCTCGCAGGTCATCTGTTGCAAGCGGGCGGATGGCATCACCTCGACCTGCCGGCCATCGCCGTCGAAGATAGCGACACCGCCGTCGGCAGAGATCGGGTGTTTCGCCGCCGGGCCGGTGACCTTCTGCACCCGCGGCGCGAAAGCAAGCTGGTGTTGGAGCGGATCAAGGCCGAAATCGGCAGCCTGCAATTCTCGGCGCAATACCAGCAAAGGCCGGTGCCGCTCGAAGGCAATCTGATCAAGCGGGACTGGTTTCGCTGGTACGACCAAGTGCCGCCCGCTCGCGCAGCCGACCATGTCGTCCAAAGCTGGGATACCGCCATGATGACGGGAAATACGAACGACTATTCGGTCTGTACCACCTGGCGCGTCGTGAAAAAGGACTACTACCTGCTCGAGCTATGCAGGGTTCGGCAACAATATCCCGATCTCAGGCGGACCGTGGTCGGGCTGGCGGCAAAACATAGGGCGGACGCGGTTTTGATCGAGGATGCCGGTCCCGGCATGATGATGCTGCAAGACCTGCAACGGGATACGCCGGCCGGCATGCCGCGTCCGATCGGCATCAAGCCGGAAGGCAGCAAAGCCGATCGCATGGCGGCACAATCCTTCCGGATCGAGGCGGGACAAGTACATCTGCCCGCAAATGCCGCATGGCTCGACGACTATTTGCTAGAACTGCTGGCGTTTCCGCACGGCAAACACGACGACCAGGTTGACAGCACCTCGCAATTTCTGAAGTGGGTGGGCAATCATTCCATGTTCGACGATATCGAGCTCAATATCATCTCGGTTGGGCGCGAGGACTATGATTATCGCTACCCATAG
- a CDS encoding DUF5681 domain-containing protein, whose amino-acid sequence MAKKSDKGLGYGRPPQHSRFKPGQSGNPRGRPKGSLNFTTDLKNTLLAPVALNDGGKSRRVTTQKGGLASPQGKSPERRRQGARKIALLRDGHEQQRRGGHHEEPVDGR is encoded by the coding sequence GTGGCTAAAAAATCGGACAAGGGCCTTGGCTATGGCCGGCCGCCGCAGCACAGCCGTTTCAAGCCGGGTCAGTCCGGAAACCCGCGCGGGCGCCCAAAGGGCAGCTTGAATTTTACCACCGACCTCAAGAACACCCTGCTGGCCCCAGTCGCGTTGAATGACGGCGGCAAGTCACGACGCGTCACCACCCAAAAAGGCGGCCTTGCTTCGCCTCAGGGAAAAAGCCCTGAAAGGCGACGTCAGGGCGCTCGAAAAATTGCTCTCCTACGCGATGGCCATGAGCAGCAACGCCGCGGAGGACACCACGAGGAGCCCGTCGACGGACGATGA
- a CDS encoding site-specific DNA-methyltransferase — protein MTNSTRPTNGDALRHDLKPVPVPIGELKPLGRQSRRHPQHQIAKLVESLREFGFVLPIVVDAMRRVVAGWALVLAAQLLGLDVVPAVTIVDLSEVQLRMLKLTLNRLAEDASWDVQALRLELTELLTIDPQIDLQLTGFSTGELDVAVSDSDDLEDELPPTEPGPAITQPGDIWILEKHRVICADALQAQSYLRLLEREHARMIFADPPYNVPIDGHASGLGKTKHRDFAMASGEMSSAEFEAFLAAFCALACEHAVDGSLHFICMDWRGVGQLLNATGPIYDEQLNLCVWNKPRPGMGSFYRSKHELISIFKKGRAPHINNVQLGRNGRNRCNVWDYQNSWAQSRKSKLSLHPTVKPVALIADAIRDCTNEHDIVLDPFGGVGTTLIAAERTRRWARLIEIDPGNVDVTIRRWQHLTGKVAMHAETDEPFGQTRTAKLERARG, from the coding sequence TTGACGAACAGCACGCGACCAACCAATGGCGATGCACTCCGCCATGACCTAAAGCCCGTTCCCGTCCCGATCGGCGAGCTCAAGCCGCTAGGCCGTCAATCCCGACGCCATCCGCAACACCAAATCGCCAAGCTGGTGGAGAGCTTACGGGAGTTCGGTTTCGTTCTGCCGATTGTCGTCGACGCCATGCGCCGGGTGGTCGCGGGCTGGGCACTGGTGCTCGCAGCCCAGCTCCTCGGTCTGGACGTCGTGCCCGCCGTGACCATTGTCGATCTCAGCGAGGTGCAGCTGCGGATGCTGAAGCTGACGCTCAACCGCCTGGCCGAGGACGCCAGCTGGGATGTCCAGGCCCTACGCCTCGAATTGACCGAGCTTCTGACCATCGACCCTCAAATCGACCTGCAATTGACCGGATTTTCGACCGGAGAACTCGATGTTGCCGTTTCGGATTCAGACGATTTGGAAGATGAGCTGCCGCCAACCGAGCCTGGCCCAGCAATCACCCAGCCGGGCGACATCTGGATTCTGGAAAAGCATCGTGTCATCTGCGCTGACGCCCTGCAGGCGCAGAGCTACCTGCGGCTGCTGGAGCGCGAGCATGCCCGCATGATCTTTGCCGATCCGCCCTACAACGTGCCGATCGATGGCCATGCCTCCGGATTGGGCAAAACCAAGCACCGCGACTTTGCGATGGCCTCGGGAGAAATGTCTAGCGCCGAGTTCGAGGCGTTCCTGGCCGCATTCTGTGCGCTGGCCTGTGAGCACGCGGTCGATGGCTCACTGCACTTCATTTGCATGGATTGGCGCGGCGTAGGCCAACTGCTCAACGCAACCGGTCCCATCTACGATGAACAGCTCAATTTGTGCGTTTGGAACAAGCCACGCCCTGGCATGGGGAGTTTTTACCGGTCCAAACATGAACTGATTTCCATTTTCAAGAAGGGCCGCGCACCGCACATCAACAATGTTCAGCTCGGCCGCAATGGTCGCAACCGCTGTAACGTGTGGGATTACCAAAACAGCTGGGCACAATCGCGGAAATCCAAGCTCTCCCTGCACCCGACAGTCAAGCCGGTCGCGCTCATTGCCGACGCGATCCGCGATTGCACCAACGAGCATGACATCGTGCTCGATCCGTTCGGCGGCGTCGGCACCACGCTAATCGCAGCGGAGCGGACGCGGCGATGGGCGCGGCTGATCGAAATCGATCCTGGCAACGTCGATGTCACGATCCGCCGCTGGCAGCATCTGACGGGCAAGGTGGCGATGCACGCCGAGACCGACGAGCCGTTCGGCCAGACCCGCACCGCGAAGCTGGAGCGCGCCCGTGGCTAA
- a CDS encoding ribbon-helix-helix protein, CopG family — translation MNKPIKVHPSKRRGRPATGKDPLVSARLPKNLITAIEALAENQKISRSDAVRRLIESGLQAWIEDQR, via the coding sequence ATGAATAAGCCAATTAAGGTGCACCCAAGCAAGAGGCGCGGTCGTCCGGCGACGGGCAAGGATCCGCTGGTAAGTGCACGGTTACCCAAAAACCTCATCACGGCAATCGAGGCATTGGCCGAAAATCAGAAGATCAGCAGGTCCGACGCCGTTCGCCGATTAATTGAAAGCGGGCTGCAGGCTTGGATAGAGGATCAACGGTGA
- a CDS encoding transposase, with amino-acid sequence MGQISVLTRPERRRRWSEDERCRIVAEAFAPGSCVAQVARAHDISTGLIYTWRRRLRQHLADQGFVEAAIEAEPIKEAAPSGEVIVVELTGSGRIRICGSAPPLLVSAVLKALR; translated from the coding sequence ATGGGTCAGATTTCGGTGCTTACGAGGCCGGAACGCCGGCGGCGTTGGAGCGAGGATGAACGGTGTCGGATCGTTGCGGAGGCCTTTGCGCCGGGATCGTGTGTGGCGCAGGTTGCGCGGGCTCACGATATTTCGACGGGTCTGATTTATACCTGGCGGCGTCGGCTTCGGCAGCACCTTGCTGACCAGGGCTTTGTGGAAGCGGCGATTGAGGCGGAGCCGATCAAGGAAGCGGCACCGTCCGGTGAAGTGATCGTGGTGGAATTGACGGGGAGCGGACGGATCAGGATTTGCGGGTCGGCGCCGCCCTTGCTGGTGTCGGCGGTGTTGAAGGCGCTGCGATGA
- a CDS encoding IS66 family transposase → MSLKPDDLPSDLASAQAALLIEREALRAERRSRLRVEIERDAAAAKVTRVQAEAINWQAEAANARAELSDNAALIAHLELRIEKLKRELYGQRSERTARLIEQLELELEELATTASEDELAAQAAAAKTQSVRAFTRKRPVRKPWPDDIEHERIVIEAPTSCACCGGSRLAKIGEDVTKTLEEIPRRFKVIETVREKFTCRDCEKISQPPAPFHATPRGFIGPQLLATILFDKFGMHIPLNRQSTRFKAEGIDLPLSTLADQVGHGTFAVMPLFHLIERHVLAAERLHGDDTTIRILAKGKCKTGRIWTYVRDDRPFAGPAPPAAVYYASSDRRGEHPQKHLAAFAGILQADCYNGFEPLFDPQKKVLPITPAFCFAHARRGFFELADIEKNARKGKKGKPVSPIALEAVRRLDALFEIERAINGCGADERRAMRQEKSKPLLEDMHAWLLRERETLSRSSEVLKAMNYMLRRWDDFARFLDDGRICLTNNCAERALRGIALGRRNWTFAGSLRGAARAAIMLTMITTCRLNDVDPKAWLADIVARIADLPASRLHELLPWEWKLLRQGDPPADQQAA, encoded by the coding sequence ATGAGTTTGAAGCCGGATGATCTTCCTTCGGATCTTGCCAGCGCCCAGGCGGCGCTGTTGATCGAACGTGAGGCGTTGCGGGCTGAACGCAGATCGCGGCTGAGGGTCGAGATCGAACGCGATGCGGCCGCGGCGAAGGTCACCCGGGTACAGGCCGAAGCCATCAATTGGCAAGCCGAAGCGGCCAACGCGCGGGCGGAGCTGTCGGACAATGCGGCGCTGATCGCGCATCTCGAGCTGCGGATCGAGAAGCTCAAGCGCGAACTGTACGGGCAGCGCTCCGAGCGTACGGCGCGGCTGATCGAGCAGTTGGAATTGGAACTCGAAGAACTCGCCACCACGGCGAGCGAGGATGAGCTTGCAGCTCAGGCCGCGGCGGCGAAGACCCAGAGCGTGCGCGCCTTCACGCGCAAGCGGCCGGTACGCAAGCCCTGGCCGGACGACATCGAACACGAGCGCATCGTTATCGAGGCTCCGACGAGCTGCGCCTGCTGCGGCGGATCGCGGCTGGCGAAGATCGGCGAGGATGTGACCAAGACGCTGGAGGAGATCCCGCGTCGCTTCAAGGTCATCGAGACGGTGCGCGAAAAGTTCACCTGCCGCGATTGTGAGAAGATCAGCCAGCCGCCGGCGCCGTTCCATGCCACGCCGCGCGGCTTCATCGGCCCACAATTGCTGGCGACGATCCTGTTCGACAAGTTCGGCATGCATATCCCGCTCAACCGCCAGAGCACGCGCTTTAAGGCCGAGGGGATCGACCTGCCGTTGTCGACGCTGGCCGACCAGGTCGGCCACGGGACCTTCGCCGTCATGCCGCTCTTCCACCTGATCGAGCGTCATGTGCTCGCGGCCGAGCGCCTTCATGGCGACGACACCACCATCCGCATCCTGGCGAAGGGCAAGTGCAAGACCGGTCGGATTTGGACATATGTGCGGGATGACCGGCCCTTCGCCGGGCCTGCGCCACCGGCGGCGGTCTATTACGCCTCGAGCGACCGTCGAGGCGAGCATCCCCAGAAGCATCTGGCCGCCTTCGCCGGTATCCTGCAAGCCGATTGCTACAACGGCTTCGAGCCGCTGTTCGATCCGCAGAAGAAGGTGCTGCCGATTACGCCGGCGTTTTGCTTCGCCCATGCGCGGCGGGGCTTCTTCGAGCTGGCTGACATCGAGAAAAATGCCCGGAAAGGTAAGAAGGGTAAACCGGTCTCTCCGATCGCGCTGGAGGCGGTCAGACGCCTCGATGCGTTGTTCGAGATCGAGCGCGCCATCAACGGCTGCGGCGCCGACGAGCGGCGCGCCATGCGCCAGGAAAAGAGCAAGCCGCTTCTCGAGGACATGCACGCCTGGTTGCTGCGTGAGCGAGAAACCCTCTCACGCTCCTCCGAGGTCCTGAAGGCTATGAATTACATGCTCAGGCGCTGGGACGACTTCGCCCGCTTCCTCGACGATGGCAGGATCTGCTTGACCAACAATTGTGCTGAGCGCGCATTGAGAGGCATCGCCTTGGGACGGCGAAACTGGACCTTCGCCGGCAGCCTGCGCGGCGCCGCCCGTGCCGCCATCATGCTGACGATGATCACCACCTGTCGCCTCAACGACGTCGATCCCAAGGCCTGGCTCGCCGATATCGTCGCCCGGATCGCCGATCTTCCCGCATCGCGTCTGCACGAACTGCTGCCGTGGGAATGGAAGCTCCTGCGCCAAGGCGACCCGCCCGCCGATCAGCAGGCCGCCTGA
- a CDS encoding nuclear transport factor 2 family protein, with protein sequence MSEHENRQFVEQAYANFKAGEIPTLLQSMSEDVTWQLPEVENVPFAGKRQGRGAVGEFFSTLATVQDPRSFEPSEFIAQGEKVVVLGHYVWQVKANGRTYESDFAHVLTIRAGQIVAFHEYTDSAAAAKAFC encoded by the coding sequence ATGAGCGAACATGAGAACCGACAGTTTGTTGAGCAGGCTTACGCCAACTTCAAAGCCGGTGAGATCCCGACGCTGTTGCAATCTATGTCAGAGGACGTCACGTGGCAGTTGCCAGAGGTTGAGAACGTGCCTTTTGCCGGCAAGCGACAGGGGCGCGGTGCGGTCGGCGAGTTCTTTTCGACCCTCGCCACGGTACAGGATCCGCGTTCATTCGAGCCAAGTGAATTCATCGCCCAGGGCGAAAAGGTCGTCGTGCTCGGTCATTACGTCTGGCAGGTCAAAGCCAATGGGCGCACCTACGAGAGCGACTTCGCGCACGTCCTCACCATCCGCGCCGGTCAGATCGTAGCCTTCCACGAGTACACGGATTCAGCTGCGGCCGCCAAAGCGTTTTGTTAG